The following coding sequences are from one Neurospora crassa OR74A linkage group I, whole genome shotgun sequence window:
- a CDS encoding pantothenate kinase: protein MSSESNQAEAEAIAPHPQHPSSRPQAGHQQPESREPELRNDGLPSQTGQLTTHLSPNAALTTPTTPTITSPEIATASTPVTTLTSATTSPPSANRQRASTSGPIELDTALSHPGSVRINVEGAFIVEHGSASPPQTPSGSSSRGGSPNRQESKDIRLPNHTAIVSHIAVDIGGSLAKLVYFSREPHSTEPGGRLNFVSFETDHINDCLEFMRALKHKHQMLNESNIGPELCVMATGGGAYKFYDMIRDVLGVDVIREDEMECLIIGLDFFITEIPREVFTYSEADPMNFVDPSTHRYPYLLVNIGSGVSFLKVTGPRDYQRVGGTSLGGGTLWGLLSLLTGARSFDEMLDMASKGDNSKVDMLVGDIYGTDYGKIGLKSTTIASSFGKVFRLKRQAETEAEDSGGLSPVDVDEVQSSAAEAGDPSTSSATLPGNKHFSSADVSVSLLYAISNNIGQLAYLQSQIHELSNIYFGGSFIRGHPQTMNTLSYAIKFWSKGAKQAYFLRHEGYLGAVGAFLKRQPQNWGRRGSFDQASAMEARMNARTRTRDADNE, encoded by the exons ATGTCGTCAGAGAGCAAccaagccgaagccgaggCTATTGCTCCCCACCCGCAACACCCATCGTCGCGACCGCAAGCCGGCCACCAACAACCCGAATCCCGCGAACCAGAGCTGAGGAATGACGGCCTACCATCGCAGACCGGCCAATTGACCACTCATCTCTCTCCGAACGCTGCGCTTACCACACCTACAACGCCTACCATCACCAGCCCCGAGATTGCGACTGCGTCAACTCCTGTCACAACCTTGACATCCGCGACAACGTCACCCCCGTCAGCCAACCGCCAGCGCGCATCTACTTCTGGTCCAATCGAGCTCGACACCGCTTTGAGCCATCCGGGCTCTGTTCGTATCAATGTTGAGGGCGCATTCATCGTTGAGCACGGCAGCGCTTCGCCGCCACAGAcaccaagtggaagcagcagccgcgGTGGTTCACCAAACCGTCAAGAGTCTAAGGACATCAGACTACCGAACCACACTGCGATAGTGAGCCATATCGCTGTTGAT ATCGGCGGTTCTCTGGCTAAACTGGTGTACTTCTCCCGCGAGCCTCACTCCACGGAACCAGGTGGACGCCTCAACTTCGTCAGCTTCGAAACCGACCACATTAATGATTGTCTCGAGTTCATGCGCGCCCTCAAGCACAAACACCAAATGCTTAATGAGTCTAACATTGGCCCCGAGCTGTGCGTCATGGCTACGGGCGGTGGCGCATACAAGTTTTACGACATGATTCGCGACGTTTTGGGAGTCGATGTCATCCGTGAAGATGAGATGGAGTGTCTGATAATAG GACTCGACTTCTTCATCACCGAAATCCCCCGCGAAGTCTTCACCTACTCAGAAGCAGACCCAATGAACTTCGTCGATCCCTCTACCCACAGATATCCATACCTCCTGGTAAATATCGGGTCCGGAGTGTCGTTCCTCAAAGTAACAGGGCCTCGGGACTATCAGCGTGTGGGCGGTACATCACTCGGTGGCGGTACGCTTTGGGGCTTGCTAAGTCTCCTCACCGGAGCTCGTAGCTTCGATGAGATGCTAGATATGGCATCCAAGGGTGACAACAGTAAAGTCGACATGCTGGTCGGCGACATCTACGGCACCGACTACGGCAAGATTGGCCTCAAGAGCACTACCATTGCCAGCTCCTTCGGAAAGGTGTTCCGGTTGAAGCGACAAGCCGAGACGGAAGCCGAGGATAGCGGTGGACTTAGCCCGGTCGACGTTGACGAGGTGCAATCTAGCGCCGCCGAGGCCGGCGATCCCTCTACATCATCAGCAACTTTGCCTGGCAACAAGCATTTCTCGAGCGCCGATGTCTCGGTCTCCTTGCTGTACGCGATCAGTAACAACATTGGACAGCTCGCTTATCTGCAGAGCCAGATACACGAACTCAGCAACATCTACTTCGGCGGGTCCTTCATCAGGGGACACCCGCAGACCATGAACACGCTCAGCTACGCCATCAAGTTCTGGAGCAAGGGCGCCAAGCAGGCTTACTTCCTCAGACACGAGGGCTACCTAGGAGCCGTCGGCGCGTTCCTCAAGCGGCAGCCTCAGAATTGGGGCCGTAGGGGAAGCTTCGATCAGGCTTCCGCCATGGAAGCGCGAATGAATGCTCGGACGAGAACGAGGGATGCTGACAATGAATAA
- the nuo10.5 gene encoding NUO, which yields MSGRFAFNKGLKEVRFLFCQTGEHSAATRSFLLRNYPAMKKDNPATPILIRDASGTLPKVYARFEFGKEKSQSLEGLSDQQIEETVSSLVKNNS from the exons ATGTCAGGCAGATTTGCTTTCAACAAGGGCTTGAAGGAGGTCCGCTTCCTGTTCTGCCAGACGGGCGAGCACAGCGCTGCCACAAG ATCATTCCTCCTTCGAAACTACCCTGCCATGAAGAAGGATAACCCGGCGACACCGATTTTGATTCGAGATGCGTCCGGCACGCTACCCAAGGTCTATGCGAGATTCG AGTTCGGTAAGGAGAAGAGTCAGTCGTTGGAAG GTCTGTCCGACCAGCAAATCGAGGAGACAGTATCATCCCTCGTCAAGAACAATTCTTGA
- a CDS encoding alpha/beta hydrolase, whose amino-acid sequence MMTAWASNLRPQVTTSCLVLGAVGVSLGLSVRILMSQNSSKKPMIIPSPRVTHLPQLSKDETSLLPYPPDALPGARDVETPYGIIKVFEWGPEDGEKVLLLHGISTPCLSLGILGEALVEKGYRVMLFDFFGRGYSDTPTDIPFDIRLYSTQILLALASSKLPWTGDNGFHMIGYSLGGGIAVSFARYYSHMIRSLVLVASAGLIRSEHVSRRSRILYSEGLLPERLLRWLIRRRITPQSATTTSEAKMASEVVTATSNSEQSTKKHHKNSDASGGDSFDNAVLLPHRPNSTVSSVMAWQVQHQQGFLTAFMSSIRHAPIYEQRKDWLKLGQLLAARRKTSSPGADEGAGAEPLPGLLGGKLLLILGSTDPVIVKEELIHDATSVLGEDGFKAVVMDGGHEIVMTKGKEVAGLAAGFWSRN is encoded by the coding sequence ATGATGACGGCCTGGGCGTCTAACCTCCGCCCTCAGGTCACTACATCTTGTCTCGTTCTCGGGGCAGTGGGTGTATCCTTGGGGTTGAGTGTCCGCATACTGATGAGCCAAAACTCGAGCAAGAAGCCAATGATAATCCCATCGCCAAGAGTCACCCACCTTCCACAGTTGTCCAAAGACGAAACCTCCTTACTTCCATACCCCCCAGATGCTCTGCCAGGTGCAAGGGACGTTGAGACCCCATATGGAATCATCAAGGTATTCGAATGGGGGCCTGAAGACGGCGAGAAGGTTCTTCTATTACACGGCATCAGCACACCATGTTTAAGCTTGGGAATCCTTGGAGAGGCGCTCGTGGAAAAAGGTTATAGAGTCATGCTGTTTGACTTTTTCGGGCGCGGGTATTCCGATACTCCAACAGACATCCCCTTTGACATCCGGCTTTACTCGACTCAGATCCTCCTGGCTTTGGCATCTTCAAAACTACCATGGACCGGCGACAACGGATTCCACATGATTGGTTATTCCCTAGGCGGAGGCATCGCCGTCTCGTTCGCCAGATACTACTCGCACATGATCCGGTCCTTGGTACTCGTGGCAAGCGCAGGACTGATCCGGTCAGAACACGTGAGCCGAAGGAGCAGGATCCTTTACTCCGAAGGCCTGCTTCCCGAGAGGCTGCTCCGGTGGCTCATACGCCGACGGATCACTCCCCAGTCAGCGACAACGACATCCGAAGCCAAAATGGCTAGCGAGGTCGTGACCGCCACCAGCAACAGTGAACAGTCCACCAAGAAGCATCACAAAAACAGCGACGCCAGCGGCGGGGACTCATTCGACAACGCGGTTCTCTTGCCGCACAGGCCCAATAGCACAGTTTCCTCGGTGATGGCCTGGCAGGTCCAGCACCAGCAGGGATTCCTCACGGCTTTTATGAGCAGCATTCGGCATGCGCCCATTTACGAACAGCGGAAGGATTGGCTAAAGCTCGGTCAGCTTTTGGCTGCCAGGCGAAAGACTTCTTCTCCTGGTGCCGATGAGGGAGCCGGGGCAGAACCGTTGCCGGGACTTTTGGGTGGAAAACTCTTGCTGATTCTTGGCTCAACGGATCCGGTCATTGTCAAGGAGGAACTGATACACGACGCCACGTCAGTGTTGGGAGAAGATGGATTCAAGGCTGTTGTAATGGATGGTGGTCATGAAATCGTTATGACGAAGGGAAAAGAGGTGGCGGGCTTGGCGGCAGGTTTTTGGTCACGGAATTAG
- a CDS encoding 3' exoribonuclease — MAATVPAPSLSFSRPTFAKLSPHPYLLTNLTDPENPCRTNGRAPHEARPVHIHTSSLAHANGSALVRTGDTTVVCGVRAEILPVTNIPQYRPREPSYGEEDNDDSADVDELKDYDLLVPNIELATGCAPQFLPGVPPTTLAQTLSTRIYSLLHSCKVVDPKGLRVWYTPPKETREEGAMEVDEAQEEEEEEEERKPELKAYWVLYIDLLFVSFDGNPFDAAWTAVMAALRDTKLPQARWDPDREAVVCSRSEEAKMALDVRGLPVACTATVFLEKEHGEDSGSSAERKSRHWILLDPDRLEESLCKETVTVVVDCSGEETKVKSIEKHGGTVIGRELMRGFIGVAEGRWQEVKEASK; from the coding sequence ATGGCCGCTACAGTTCCAGCTCCCTCGCTGAGCTTCTCGCGACCAACCTTCGCCAAGCTCTCGCCTCACCCGTACCTTCTCACGAACCTCACCGACCCCGAAAACCCCTGCCGTACCAACGGCCGCGCCCCACACGAGGCTCGCCCCGTTCACATCCACACCTCCTCGCTCGCCCACGCCAACGGTAGCGCACTTGTCCGCACCGGCGACACCACGGTCGTCTGCGGCGTGCGCGCCGAGATCCTTCCCGTCACCAACATCCCCCAGTACCGGCCGCGGGAGCCCTCGTACGGCGAAGAAGACAATGACGACAGCGCCGATGTCGATGAGCTAAAGGACTACGACCTCCTGGTTCCCAACATCGAGCTAGCCACCGGCTGCGCGCCGCAGTTCCTCCCCGGCGTGCCACCCACGACGCTGGCGCAGACGCTCAGCACGCGCATCTACTCGCTTCTGCACAGCTGCAAGGTGGTGGATCCCAAGGGCCTGAGGGTGTGGTACACTCCGCCTAAGGAGACCAGGGAGGAGGGCGCGATGGAGGTGGATGAGGCacaggaagaggaagaagaggaggaggaaaggaaaccGGAGCTCAAGGCTTACTGGGTCCTCTATATCGACCTACTGTTCGTCTCCTTCGACGGAAACCCCTTTGACGCAGCCTGGACAGCCGTCATGGCGGCGCTGCGCGACACGAAGCTGCCGCAGGCGCGGTGGGATCCGGATCGCGAGGCGGTGGTGTGCTCGCGGAGCGAGGAGGCAAAGATGGCGCTGGATGTGCGTGGACTGCCGGTTGCCTGCACTGCGACGGTGTTCTTAGAGAAGGAGCACGGAGAGGACTCGGGCTCCTCGGCAGAGAGGAAAAGCAGGCACTGGATCCTGCTGGATCCGGATAGGTTGGAGGAGAGCTTGTGCAAGGAGACGGTCaccgtggtggtggactgCAGTGGGGAAGAGACGAAGGTGAAGAGCATTGAGAAGCATGGCGGTACGGTGATTGGAAGAGAGCTGATGAGGGGGTTCATTGGTGTTGCTGAGGGGAGGTGGCaagaggtgaaggaggcgtCGAAGTAG
- a CDS encoding stress responsive A/B barrel domain-containing protein → MTADKRGPRIHRMTLFKIPDETNQKRLLDAYHVVAEEQKKLASQKDGKPYILQLTAGKTLPDQKARGYTVASYIEFASMDDMRYYDNECLAHAMLKEIGPSLNLSEPPTILCFEKSNLAAAQEQ, encoded by the exons ATGACAGCCGACAAGCGCGGTCCTCGCATCCACCGGATGACACTGTTCAAGATTCCGGATGAGACGAATCAGAAGAGGTTGTTGGATGCGTATCATGTTGTTGCGGAGGAACAGAAGAAG CTCGCCTCCCAAAAGGACGGCAAGCCCTACATTCTGCAACTGACGGCCGGCAAGACCCTTCCCGACCAAAAGGCCCGCGGCTACACGGTCGCCTCGTACATTGAGTTCGCATCCATGGACGACATGCGCTACTATGACAACGAGTGTCTCGCCCATGCTATGCTGAAGGAGATCGGCCCCAGCTTGAACTTGTCGGAGCCGCCCACTATCTTGTGCTTTGAGAAGAGCAATCTGGCGGCTGCGCAGGAGCAGTAA
- a CDS encoding two-component system response regulator gives MHPSFLTSGIIDLLEADQRPSFIVALTPHPPTIVYTNPALDADARLPDAITTRKRNNVQLWEWLTDLSDVCPSGTGQAAANFSFMNIYWTRTIVRPDMVVVGANDQPPFSEPPSQSRVDEASPVGSTVPPPVRLIPVKDDAPESIQTSAATTASTTTTAATLAVPSLTSSMSLAPPDYTSLSRTRSGPPTLPLGSAEYPLASPEMIQSLKRSTTDPGWILPDILPETRSFLEVIHSVDWAATPLGPIKDWPPTLEQTFHQILADSRPIAIYWGTNYVTLYNEAFSKLCGSKHPSLLGMTVENAWQEAGEQLKDAMSRIARKEDPTIEDEWRFFIEREPEVEGGPHWLEETYLKWSLVPILEKERCVGFIHPVGDTTSVRLWERRMQMLVELGEDLPAARDVNGYWNKTLQELADVDPCYDIPLAILYSVEAFEEGSAMKIGSDGPTKQCRLAGALGVPEGHPIAQTAINLSTNEHALAPALREAVTAHQPLLLQTKDGTLPQEYLRGLQTRGFKDDPCRAVVIMPIRPTKKEDAMGLLLLGLNPRRPYDNDYRQYILLLSQKLTTSLASVVLLEEEARRGRNAAEQAAYDQAMLKEKLAIQTKEANESIKMFEALVEFVPVGMCFGDPQGNITFANDAWYKMTGFPGKCPIRNSGFLACVKEEDRQNILTAHEKLKTEHYVEYEFRVKPKNLTNVTPSLTRNSPSFEKAGLDLVPIDQSKERHIFATAKAERAPDGSIIRTMTCLTDVTAHKHAAEEAVRRAQQAENLKRMAEFATVGMYDMDLEGRLLGANNVFYEMCGLPKIDPTEVTIRPLETCVLAEDVGLVTKKLKKMVAEDKVQNVEVRLRTTWTADDGAGHKMVMPRWVQATLMPVRSAEGVIQTFTGCLSDVSLQKWQLDREKQRKEEAIESKRQQENFIDMTSHEMRNPLSAIIHCADAITATLSRVQELVGGDHHGSDSDARSYVSEGTADNQPNHELRAEVCELLDNGIDSAETIVGCAQHQKRIVDDILTMSKLDSKLLAITPITVNPVQMVKEALKMFEVEARRVDINLSMVVDQSYYDLGVKYLDFDPSRLKQVLINLLTNALKFTKTGPTRNVTVGLSASLTRPTEATSSVQFIPRSQESHAEDSDTASVHDRGEPMFLLFEVKDTGQGLTEDEKKSLFQRFVQASSRTHIKYGGSGLGLFISRRLTELQNGAIGVASQPGVGSTFAFYIEAHHPSERSLRDAEATAVAAKAVMSADLMTKAPNIRSMRPSNPHRGSTSSPRPSPVPSSPVVELGGLVTPPPQIRGIMVVEDNLINQQITRRGLSSMGFTVDVANHGLECLDKLQRTDRYVSDQGSGTALPMNGSINNKGALPALNGTISPLSPPVSGSFLNQSQAPPATTTIATPATKFPLSVILMDIEMPIQDGLTCTRNIRELERQGKITGGRLPIIAVSANARIEQILEAKEAGCDDVLIKPYRMPELLEKMRIVMGTVANANAAAAAAAAAAAASAGPGAGQTGSASSSAASGSGSPGGFGGLGEPVVQRQIQTGEKEHKQDITTQAQTGSQSQSQRQQGSEEHNKQAAGQSQAQAQAQAQTQAHTQTQTPNQGLSPDGKPIETPWTSPSPSPKQTTQTKVELVSMQQLSP, from the exons ATGCATCCGTCCTTCCTGACCTCCGGCATTATCGATCTGCTCGAGGCCGACCAGCGCCCGTCCTTCATCGTCGCCCTAACCCCGCACCCGCCCACCATCGTCTACACGAATCCCGCTCTCGATGCAGACGCCCGCCTCCCGgacgccatcaccacccgcAAGCGCAACAATGTCCAGCTATGGGAATGGCTTACAGACCTGTCCGATGTCTGCCCCAGTGGCACCGGCCAGGCAGCTGCCAACTTCTCCTTCATGAACATTTACTGGACCCGTACCATCGTTCGCCCTGACATGGTCGTTGTGGGCGCAAATGACCAACCGCCCTTCTCTGAACCACCGTCACAAAGTCGAGTCGACGAAGCCTCGCCTGTCGGAAGCACGGTCCCTCCCCCGGTGCGCCTGATTCCTGTCAAGGATGATGCGCCCGAGTCTATCCAGACGTCTGCTGCTACCACGGCtagtaccaccaccaccgcggcTACCCTTGCAGTACCATCCTTAACATCCTCGATGAGCCTGGCACCTCCCGACTACACATCACTTAGCCGGACCAGATCTGGACCGCCAACTCTTCCTTTGGGCTCGGCCGAGTACCCACTGGCTTCCCCAGAGATGATCCAATCTCTCAAGCGCTCGACTACGGACCCGGGTTGGATTCTACCAGATATTTTACCAG AAACACGGTCATTTCTCGAAGTGATACACAGTGTCGATTGGGCCGCAACGCCACTGGGGCCTATAAAAGACTGGCCTCCGACTTTAGAACAGACCTTCCACCAAATACTCGCTGACAGTCGCCCAATTGCCATCTACTGGGGCACCAACTATGTGACCCTCTACAACGAGGCATTTAGTAAACTATGCGGTTCCAAACATCCGTCACTACTTGGAATGACTGTGGAAAATGCGTGGCAGGAAGCCGGCGAACAGCTGAAGGATGCCATGTCGCGTATAGCACGGAAGGAAGACCCGACGATCGAGGATGAATGGAGGTTCTTCATCGAAAGGGAACCCGAGGTGGAAGGAGGTCCTCACTGGCTTGAAGAGACATACTTGAAATGGTCGCTCGTCCCTATTCTCGAAAAGGAACGATGCGTAGGATTTATACATCCGGTTGGGGACACAACTAGTGTGCGATTATGGGAGCGGCGCATGCAGATGCTCGTTGAGCTTGGTGAGGACCTGCCTGCCGCACGCGATGTGAATGGTTACTGGAACAAGACACTTCAGGAACTTGCCGACGTCGATCCTTGTTACGATATACCGCTTGCGATTCTGTACAGCGTGGAGGCTTTTGAAGAGGGAAGTGCTATGAAAATCGGCAGCGATGGTCCCACAAAGCAATGCAGACTGGCCGGAGCTTTGGGAGTGCCAGAAGGCCATCCGATTGCTCAAACCGCGATCAACCTTAGCACGAATGAGCATGCTCTAGCACCAGCGCTTAGGGAGGCCGTAACAGCACACCagccacttcttcttcagacCAAGGACGGCACGCTTCCGCAGGAGTATCTCCGTGGTCTGCAGACGAGAGGTTTTAAAGATGATCCGTGCCGGGCTGTCGTGATCATGCCGATTCGGCCgacaaagaaggaagacgCAATGGGGCTACTTCTTCTGGGTCTAAACCCAAGACGCCCTTACGACAACGACTATCGTCAATACATACTACTCTTGAGTCAAAAACTTACCACTTCTCTGGCCTCCGTGGTCCTTCTTGAGGAGGAAGCACGAAGAGGACGCAATGCGGCAGAGCAGGCTGCTTATGATCAAGCCATGCTCAAAGAAAAGCTGGCCATCCAAACAAAGGAAGCGAACGAGTCAATAAAGATGTTTGAGGCTCTTGTTGAGTTCGTTCCGGTCGGCATGTGTTTCGGCGATCCCCAAGGAAACATAACCTTTGCGAACGACGCGTGGTACAAGATGACAGGCTTCCCAGGGAAATGCCCCATCAGAAACAGTGGCTTCCTTGCCTGTGTCAAGGAAGAGGACCGCCAAAACATTCTCACCGCACACGAGAAACTGAAGACGGAGCATTACGTTGAATACGAATTCAGGGTAAAGCCAAAAAACCTCACGAACGTCACTCCATCTCTAACCCGCAACTCTCCGAGCTTCGAGAAAGCAGGTCTGGATCTCGTCCCTATCGATCAGTCTAAGGAACGCCATATTTTTGCCACGGCGAAAGCAGAGCGCGCCCCGGATGGAAGCATCATACGGACCATGACATGCTTGACAGACGTTACGGCACACAAGCACGCTGCTGAAGAGGCGGTTCGACGAGCACAACAGGCTGAGAACCTCAAAAGAATGGCCGAATTCGCAACAGTTGGCATGTACGATATGGACCTTGAGGGGCGCCTTCTGGGTGCCAACAATGTTTTCTACGAAATGTGCGGATTGCCAAAAATCGATCCAACCGAGGTCACGATTAGACCGTTAGAGACGTGCGTCTTAGCAGAGGATGTGGGCTTGGTGACGAAGAAACTCAAGAAGATGGTCGCCGAGGATAAAGTTCAGAATGTGGAAGTCAGACTCCGCACAACATGGACTGCCGATGACGGTGCGGGCCACAAGATGGTTATGCCGCGATGGGTACAAGCGACGCTGATGCCTGTACGATCGGCCGAGGGTGTCATACAAACCTTCACTGGTTGTCTGAGTGACGTTTCGTTACAAAAGTGGCAGTTGGATAGGGAGAAACAACGGAAAGAGGAGGCAATCGAGTCCAAGCGCCAGCAGGAGAACTTTATCGACATGACTTCCCATGAGATGCGCAACCCCCTGAGCGCTATAATACATTGCGCAGACGCCATCACAGCCACGCTCTCGCGCGTTCAGGAGCTTGTCGGTGGCGACCATCATGGGAGCGACAGCGATGCGCGGAGCTATGTGAGCGAAGGTACTGCAGACAACCAGCCAAACCACGAGCTTCGTGCAGAGGTTTGTGAGCTGTTGGACAACGGCATCGACAGTGCAGAGACTATAGTTGGGTGTGCTCAACATCAGAAGCGCATCGTTGATGACATTCTCACAATGTCGAAGCTCGACTCCAAGTTGTTGGCTATTACGCCCATCACCGTGAACCCGGTTCAGATGGTCAAGGAGGCGCTCAAGATGTTCGAAGTCGAGGCTCGGAGAGTCGATATCAACCTAAGCATGGTTGTTGACCAGTCATATTACGATCTTGGCGTCAAATACCTGGACTTCGATCCGTCACGCCTGAAACAGGTTCTCATCAATCTACTGACCAATGCTCTAAAGTTCACCAAGACTGGTCCAACCCGCAACGTCACCGTCGGGCTAAGTGCGAGCTTGACACGCCCAACCGAGGCCACCAGTTCGGTACAGTTTATCCCAAGGTCCCAGGAGAGTCACGCCGAGGATAGCGATACAGCAAGCGTCCATGACCGTGGAGAACCCATGTTTCTCCTCTTTGAAGTCAAAGATACAGGCCAGGGTCTGACAgaagacgagaagaagagtcTCTTCCAGCGCTTCGTCCAGGCGTCCAGTCGTACCCATATCAAGTACGGAGGCTCGGGTCTTGGATTGTTCATCAGCCGTCGGCTCACGGAACTCCAGAACGGCGCCATTGGAGTGGCCAGTCAACCGGGTGTCGGTAGCACCTTTGCTTTTTACATTGAAGCCCATCACCCCAGTGAGAGGTCTCTCCGTGATGCTGAGGCGACGGCGGTGGCAGCAAAGGCTGTCATGTCAGCAGACTTGATGACCAAGGCTCCAAATATCCGCTCGATGCGCCCCAGTAATCCTCATAGGGGTTCGACATCGTCGCCGCGGCCAAGCCCTGTACCATCCAGTCCTGTAGTTGAGCTTGGCGGATTGGTAACACCGCCACCCCAGATTCGTGGCATCATGGTTGTTGAGGACAACCTGATCAACCAGCAGATCACGCGACGTGGTCTCAGCAGTATGGGATTCACTGTTGATGTAGCAAACCATGGCCTGGAATGTCTTGATAAACTGCAGCGGACTGACCGCTATGTGAGCGACCAGGGTTCTGGCACTGCCCTGCCCATGAACGGCAGCATCAATAACAAAGGCGCCCTTCCCGCTCTGAATGGGACCATCAGCCCATTGTCACCGCCAGTCAGTGGCAGTTTCCTGAATCAAAGCcaagcaccaccagcaacgaCAACAATAGCCACACCAGCCACCAAGTTCCCCTTGTCAGTCATCCTCATGGACATCGAGATGCCCATCCAGGATGGGCTCACGTGCACGCGCAACATTCGTGAGCTGGAACGCCAGGGCAAGATAACGGGCGGGAGGTTACCAATTATAGCCGTCAGCGCCAACGCCCGCATAGAACAAATCctcgaggccaaggaggccggATGCGATGACGTGCTGATTAAGCCATATCGGATGCCGGAACTGCTGGAGAAGATGCGGATCGTCATGGGAACGGTTGCTAATGCTAatgctgctgcggcggcggcggcggctgctgctgctgctagtgCTGGTCCTGGTGCTGGTCAGACAGGTTCAGCTTCAAGCTCGGCTGCTTCAGGGTCAGGATCGCCAGGTGGATTCGGCGGGCTCGGCGAGCCTGTTGTTCAAAGACAGATACAGACAGGAGAGAAGGAACACAAACAGGATATAACAACGCAAGCACAGACAGGAAGTCAGAGCCAAAGCCAGCGGCAGCAAGGAAGCGAGGAGCATAACAAGCAGGCAGCTGGGCAGTCACAGGCACAAGCACAGGCGCAGGCGCAGACACAAGCACATACGCAGACGCAGACGCCGAATCAAGGACTTTCACCCGATGGCAAGCCGATAGAAACCCCATggacctccccctccccctccccaaagCAAACAACACAAACCAAGGTGGAGTTGGTATCGATGCAGCAGCTGAGTCCGTGA
- the ad-3A gene encoding phosphoribosylaminoimidazole-succinocarboxamide synthase, whose amino-acid sequence MSIPVVTTIELQSLPKLTSGKVRDLYEIDDKTLLFVTTDRISAYDVIMANGVPQKGAILTQLTAHWFKVLGERIPGLKTHFISLTPPPSVSDEDKSLIRGRSMQVRKLKVFPIEAIVRGYITGSAWNEYQKTGTVHGIPQPAGLQQCSPFPKPLYTPSTKAELGDHDENISPEKAAEIVGDKYAARIEELALKVYSTAAEYAREHGIIIADTKFEFGLDEETDDIVLIDEVLTPDSSRFWPASEYEVGRDQDSFDKQFLRNWLTKEGLKAKDGVEMPQELAEATSARYKEAFKLLTGKTLEEALGEL is encoded by the coding sequence atgTCGATTCCCGTGGTAACCACCATTGAGCTCCAGTCGCTGCCCAAGCTGACCAGCGGCAAGGTCCGCGACCTGTATGAGATTGATGACAAGACACTGCTGTTCGTTACTACCGACCGCATTTCGGCGTACGATGTCATCATGGCCAATGGTGTCCCCCAGAAGGGCGCCATCCTCACACAGCTTACTGCTCACTGGTTTAAAGTCCTCGGGGAGCGGATTCCAGGTCTCAAGACGCATTTTATCAGCCTCACTCCTCCCCCCTCGGTCAGCGATGAAGACAAGTCCTTGATCCGGGGCCGTAGCATGCAGGTCAGGAAGCTCAAGGTCTTCCCCATCGAAGCTATCGTTCGTGGCTATATTACTGGTAGCGCCTGGAACGAGTATCAGAAGACGGGCACGGTCCACGGCATCCCCCAACCTGCCGGCCTTCAGCAATGCTCTCCTTTCCCCAAGCCCCTGTACACCCCGAGCACCAAGGCAGAGCTGGGCGACCACGACGAGAACATCTCCCCCGAGAAGGCGGCCGAGATTGTTGGAGACAAGTACGCGGCGCGCATCGAGGAGTTGGCGCTCAAGGTCTACTCCACTGCGGCCGAGTATGCGCGCGAACacggcatcatcatcgccgacACCAAGTTCGAGTTCGGCCTGGATGAGGAGACGGACGACATTGTTCTCATTGACGAGGTCTTGACCCCTGACTCGTCACGCTTCTGGCCGGCCAGCGAGTACGAGGTCGGACGAGACCAGGACAGTTTCGACAAGCAGTTCCTGCGCAACTGGCTCACTAAGGAGGGgctcaaggccaaggacggCGTCGAGATGCCGCAGGAGCTTGCTGAAGCCACGAGCGCCAGGTACAAGGAGGCCTTCAAGCTGCTTACGGGCAAGACATTGGAGGAAGCCCTTGGTGAGCTTTGA